A stretch of DNA from Amylolactobacillus amylophilus DSM 20533 = JCM 1125:
ACGTAAGGTTGGTGCTAAAGTAGACGTATTGGGAATTGATAGTCGGTATGATCTTAGACTACTGCAGAAACTGAAGCGATACATCAATAAGGGTAATTTTGACATCGTTCACACACATGGTGCTCGTGCCAATCTGTTCATGTCCATGATTAGCGGTCAAATACCTGCTAAGTGGGTCATCACGGTGCACAGTGATCCAACGAAGGATTTCGGCGGCCGGGGGTTTGTCGGGCGAGTTTTTACTAAACTGAACCTCCGCAGTCTTAGGAAGGCGGATAGATTATTAGCCGTCACCAAAAACTTCAAGAATCTCTTGGTCCAGCAGGTTCAAGTCGATCCTGCACATATTAGCGTGATTTATAACGGTATTTTTTTCGATCAAGATGAGAAAAAGCAGCTACAGCACGCGGGATTTAACATAATCAATGTTGCAAGAATGGAGCCGATCAAGGGACAAATGCTCCTACTCCAGGCGCTTTCTGAGTTGAAGTTAGCAGACCTCAAGTTGCACTTTGTGGGCGATGGCAGTGCGTTGCAGGAACTAAAAGAGTATGTGAAGGCTCACGGAATGAACGAGAACGTCGTTTTTCATGGTTTTCTACCACAATCAGCAATCAATGATTTATACCAAACGATGGATCTGGCGGTGTTAACTTCTTACTCGGAGAGTTTTCCCCTTGTGCTCCTCGAGGCCGCAAACGCTGAGGTACCTATTCTGTCAACGAACGTTGGTGACATCGAAAAGATGATACCAGATGAACAACACGGCTTCGTAGCCTCGATTGGCGATGGCGGTTCCATCAAAAACGCAATTTTAAAGGCTTATTCAATCCACCAAGAACAACCAAGCACCCTTAATGAGATGGCGCAAATTGAGAAATCATACCTGAGCGCCAATTTTTCGATGGTGCAGCAACTAAACTCGATTGAGAGTATTTACCGCGTACTACTTAACAACTAAGTTGGGTTTTGAAAGGGAATTTTTTAAATGGGTAGACAGACACAAAACTTTAGTTACTTTAAGCAGGTACCAATTGTCATCTTCTTTGCGCTACAACCAATTGCTTTAGGGCTGATTGCAAAAAACGCTGGGGCCAACAGCAATTTAGCTATTTTCTATACCAGCTTAGCGGCCATAATTGGTGTGCTATTGTTTTTAAAGTCAATTGGGAGCGACTTTAGGCTCAAGTTAATCAAAGTGGTCAACTGGCTAGTAATTACATCGTTCACTACGCTAGTCTATCTTGACCTCACTAGTGCTGCAGCGGCTGCGGATTTTCTGACCCCGTTAGTTTTGGCATCTGGAATCACGAGTATTTATTTGCTGCAGCAACAGTTCAATGCTCGACAGGTATTAATTTTTATTTTAACCCTTGTTAATGTACTGTTAGTGGGGAATCCTGTGGCGAGTGTCTTGTTTGTTTGTGATGGCTTGATTGCAATAGGCGCCAGCTTCTACAGGCGAAGAGCCACGGGGCAAATCAATGTTCAAACGACCGTAATCTTGATTATTGCTTTTGTTGGTCTGAGGCTTGACGTGACCGGATTGAAGTTGCTTCAGCCCGAGTTGAATGATTACGTGATAATCTTATACTATTTGGTCGTGTTATTTGCCGGGGTTTATTGGACAAAACAGCTCAAAATCAAGACTAACGGTAACTACTGGCTCATTGCTGGGACCTTGACAGCAAATCTAATTATTGTGCAACTCTCGCTCCAATATGCAGGAATTCTGAACCCGTTAAACGTCGTGGCTGCCGCATTTATTTCTTGGCACCTCTTTCTTTTTGAAGGTGTGCGTGTCGGCGATGATGTCAGCGGTATTCCGCGGGTCTCTGTACTCATGCCCACATATAACAGTGCGAACACGATTGAAGCATCACTTGATTCATTGTTGATGCAGGACTATTCCGATTTCGAAGTAATCGTGATTGACGATGGCTCGACCGATGCCACCCGATCCGTCGTTGAAAGGTATCAGGCCAATCACCCTCAAATGGCGCTTACCTACGTATATCAAGCAAATGCGGATCAACTTGATGCGCTCATGAATGGCCTTGAACTAGTTACTGGTGCTGTGACATACATACTTCATTCTGATGATCTACTTTATAATGAACGGGTGCTCACCGGCGGGGTAGAGGCGCTGCAGCACATTGGCGTTGCGGGAGTCTTCCCCGACTTTGAGGTAGTTGACAATCACCTGGCGCGAATCAAGGTCAATCGTGTTAAGCCATTTGTTGGTGGCAAGTCTACTATTGTCAAAACGGGGCTCCAATTTGGGCGTAATCCGTACAGCGACTTTGCCTTTTGGCGGACCAATATTTTCAGGCAGCAAGTTGCCTCAAATTACTTGGCGAACAATATGGTTGCCTGGTACGATTTTGAGCAGAACGTCCCTTTGAATATGGTTAACTTAAATATCATTGGGTTCAAGTATCGGATCCACGAGGGTAATTATCTGAATTCCACGGATGGCTCGGTCAATGTGCTTAGTGGGGAGCTCCGCACTTTGACACATGTTCTTGCGCGGCACAGGATACCGGCGTTTAAGCTACAATCACTAGTGTTTCGGGCATTCAATAAATTTAAGCTAGATAGCTTAATTCCAGTCATTAGCTTTAGCGGTCAGACAGAGCCGGCCGAGATTGTGGAGCAGGTAATTAAATTACGTGTACCGGAAATCAACCACCCATACCTCCGGACCATACTTGATTTCTTCAGGAATAGGAATAATCAAAAGCAGGCTGAACTGGTGGTACCTGAGGATCTACGAATCTTTAGGGGTGGAGAAATTAGACTATTTAACCGGCAGCTAGCTAGTGGTTCGTTGCCAGATTTCTATCATCAACTGATGGAATTACTTGCAGCTGGCACAACGACTATCACCGTGGCTAGCGCAAGTTCTGCTACCAAGATTACGCAATTATTAGAATTTTTCTGTGTCCGCGATTATGTCAAAGTTGAGGTGATTAAATAATGATTCCAAAGAAGATACATTACGTTTGGGTTGGGGGGAATGAGAAACCTGCCGCCATCCAGCAATGCATGGCAACCTGGCGCAAACAACTGTCTGATTACGAGATAATCGAGTGGAATGAGGATAACTTCGATCTGAAGCAGAATAAGTATATTAGGCAGGCCTATGAAGCAAAGAAGTGGGCTTTTGTCAGTGATTATATCCGTGCTAGTGTCGTGTACGAGTATGGCGGTATCTATTTGGATACGGATGTCTTAGTCTTAGACGACTTGAATAAACTGCGAGAAAATCGGGCTTTCGTGGGCTTTGAGAACGCTCAGTACCCATTTACCGCCACGTTCGGTGCGGAGCCGCACCATCCGCTGGTAAAGGATATGGTCGATTATTTCAATGAGCTAGACTTTGAGTTTGATACTAGTCAACAGATGGCTGGCGTCAATACAGTCAGCGTTTCCGATATTCTCATTGATAAATACCATTGCCTCCCGAATAATCAGGAGCAGTTACTTGAAACGGGCATTCACGTTTATCCGGACAATATTTTGTGTAACCCAAGCGCGGAGTCTAGCACAATTCACGTCTTTACCGGTACCTGGATGGAAGGTAAAAAGTCCTTGAAACGTCAGTTGGTTACTAAATTTAAATTACACATTAAGACCAAGAGGCAGGCTTCATTGTATGCCAGAATTTTTGGTCGTGGCTGATAGTTCGGATACTTGGACTATCTTTTTTTGTGAGATTAGTTATACTAAATATGTAAAAAACTTTGATAATCGAGGACAAACCATGATTCGGAAGACTGAAGATTCGTTAATTTTACATACTGACCTTTATCAATTAAATATGATGTATACCTACTTCAAAGAGGGCATCCATAACAGGCATGCCGTATTTGAATGTTATTTCAGAAATATTCCATTCAAAAATGGCTACGCGATTTTCGCCGGGCTGGACCACTCTATTGAATACCTCAGCAGCTTGAAATTTGCTGAGAGTGACTTGCAGTACCTAAAGGATACTCAGGGCTACGACGATGACTTTCTCTCTTACCTCAGAGACTTTGACTTTAGTTGTACAGTCAACTCTGCAGTTGAGGGTGAGATTGTGTACAACAACGAACCAATCTTTCAAGTTGAGGGTCCATTAGCCGAATGTCAGCTAGTTGAGACCGCATTACTCAATATCATCAACTTCCAGACGTTGATTGCAACGAAGGCGTCCCGAATTAAGTCTGCTGTGGGTGACGATATCGTGATGGAGTTCGGTACACGACGGGCTCAAGAGACGGAGGCGGCAATTTGGGGAACTAGGGCTGCCTACATTGCGGGTTTCGACTCTACGAGTAACGTCCGCGCCGGCAAGAGATTTGGTATTCCCGTCAGCGGTACGCATGCACATTCTCTGGTCCAGGCCTATCGGGATGAGTACAAGGCATTCAAGGCGTATGCAGAAACTCATCGCGATTGCGTCTTTCTGGTTGATACGTATGACACGTTGAAGAGTGGCGTGCCAACAGCAATTAAGGTTGCTAATGAGATGGGTGACAAAATCAATTTTGTCGGCGTTCGGATTGATTCTGGCGACATGGCATACATCTCGAAAAAGATTCGTAAGCAACTTGACGAGGCTGGTTATCAAAATACCAAGATTTTTGCATCAAACGATCTTGACGAACAAACCATTACCAATTTAAAGATGCAGGATGCGAAGATTAATGCGTGGGGTGTAGGAACCAAGCTGATTACGGCTTTCGATCAACCAGCGCTTGGTGCTGTTTATAAACTGGTAGCGATTGAAGATGAACATGGCCAGATGGAGGATACGTTGAAACTTTCTAGCAATGCCGAGAAGGTGACAACACCGGGTAAGAAGCAGGTTTGGCGTATCACAAATAACGATAAGGACAACAAGTCTGAGGGCGATTGGGTAAGCCTTGCCAGTGAGAATCCGCGCAGTTATGATTCGCTATTTATGTTTCATCCGCAATATACCTACATCAATAAGGTCGTCAAAAACTACACTGCTCGGCCAATTTTACAAACCATATTCCAGCAGGGAGAATTAGTGTATCAGGTACCTACGCTTGAGGAGACCCGTGAGTACAGCCGGATTCAATTGGATAGTTTATGGGACGAGTACAAACGCGATTTGAATCCGCAGGAATATCCGGTTGATTTGTCCCAGAAGCTGTATGATCACAAGATGACGTTGATTCATGAAATTCGTGAGAAGTATTCAAGGGAGTAGAAAATGCGTGAATTGCAGAAAGAAATTATCGAGTTAGAGAGAACTAAGCCAACGATTGAACCGGAACATGAAGTGCGTCGTTCTGTAGATTTTCTGAAGGATTATCTACAGCAGAATCCAGGCTTGAAGACTTATGTCCTAGGAATTTCTGGGGGTCAGGATTCGACTTTAGCTGGTAAATTAGCCCAGATGGCGATTAGCGAGCTGCGAACAGAAACTGGTGCTAAGGATTACCAATTTGTGGCGGTTCGGTTACCATACGGCGAACAAGCTGACGAGCAAGACGCACTAGATGCAATCAAGTTCATCCAGGCAGACATGACGATGGTTGTGAATATCAAACCGAGCGTCGATGCTCTGGTGGAAGCTGTCACTCAAGATTCCCTTGTAATTTCAGATTTCAATAAAGGAAACATTAAAGCGCGGGCTCGGATGGTGGCGCAATATGCGATTGCTGGTCAGATGCACGGTGCTGTTATTGGCACCGATCACGCCGCTGAAAATGTGACGGGCTTCTTTACGAAATATGGTGATGGTGGTGCTGATTTACTTCCCCTGGCTGGGCTCAATAAGCGCCAGGGCAAGGCATTGCTGAGTTATCTTAAGGCTCCTAGTCATCTGTACGAAAAAAAACCAACAGCAGATCTAGAGGAGAAGAAGCCACTGCTGCCTGACGAGGAAGCATTAGGCGTAACCTACGATCAGATTGACGACTACCTTGAGGGTAGGAGAATTAACGGGTTAGCGGCGGAAAAGATCGAACAGCTTTATCTGAAGTCAGAGCACAAGCGGCATCTGCCTGTGACGCCTTTTGAGCGGTAAAAATCTGGCTAATTGCAAATTGTCAAAAGGTTAAGCTTGCATAATTTAGTTAATTTATTTTATAATAGTTTTATCCATAAGGGAGTAACTTGCAGAATAATGTGATAAGTTCATCAACCGGAGATATTCTGGGCTTATCTTAATTAGTGAGACTTATGTGCGGATTATTTTCGTGCGTAAGTCTTTTTTCTTAAGTTATCAATTTTAATATCGGAGGAACAAATGGACGTTAAAAAACGGATTTATGCTCAAACCAATAACGAGATTATGGAGCAGTTTGCCACTACAAATCGTGGCTTAACTAACGCTGAAGTACAGGAGCGGCTAGCTAAGTATGGTCCAAACGCCTTGGAAGCTGGTAAGAAAAAGACTATGCTCCAAAGGTTTTTAGATCAATTTAAGGATTTCATGATCATCGTATTGATGGCTGCTGCACTGATTTCTGGGTTAGTAGCACAGGAATGGGCCGACTCAGCGCTCATTATGTTGGTTGTGATTATCAATGCTATCCTCGGTGTTTTCCAAGAATCAAAGGCTGAGGAAGCGATTGATGCATTAAAGAAGATGTCAACACCAGACGCCCGTGTACGCCGCGACGGGGCAATCGTGTCCATCCCGAGTGACCAATTGGTTCCGGGTGATTTGGTGCTCCTGGAGGCTGGTGACGTTGTACCGGCAGATATGCGTCTGATCGACGTGGCTTCGCTCAAGATTGAGGAGTCAGCTCTGACTGGTGAATCCGTCCCGGTCGAGAAGAGTAATGAGACCTTGAACGACGAAGATGTTCCTCTGGGGGACCGGATTAACATGGGTTACATGAATAGTAATGTAACCTATGGCCGTGCAGAAGGTATCGTCACTGGTACGGGAATGCAGACTGAGGTTGGTCAAATTGCCCACATGATTAATCAGGCCGACGAGACCACAACGCCACTCCAAATGAATTTAAATTCGCTTGGTAAAACTTTGACAATCTTAATTCTGATTGTTGCTGCTTTGATTTTTGGAATTGGAATATTAAACAACCCACAAGGCTTACCAATGAACGAGTTGATCATGAATATGTTCTTGGTTGCTATTTCATTGGCCGTGGCTGCGATTCCGGAAGGGTTACCAGCCATTGTTACGATCATTTTGGCACTTGGGACACAGAAGATGGCCAAGGAAAATGCACTAGTGCGTAAACTGCCAGCTGTAGAAACTTTAGGTAGCACCGACATTATCGCTTCTGACAAAACCGGTACGTTGACGATGAACCAGATGACGGTGGAGAAGATGTACTACCAAGGTGTGCTCAGGGATGCTGATGCCGATATCGATTCAGATAACAAAGCGCTGGTAGTAATGAGTTTAGCTAACGACACTAAGATTCAAAATGATGGGAACCTGTTAGGCGACCCAACAGAGACCGCGCTCATTCAATATGGTTTTGACCACGATTTCGACGTGCGCAATCTGTTGAAGAAGCAGCCACGTGTGCAAGAAGTGCCATTCGACTCGGAGAGAAAGCTGATGTCGACGGTCCACGAGCAGGCAGACGGTAGATATCTTGTGGCCGTCAAAGGTGCGCCGGACGAGTTGTTGAAACGCATTACTACTGTAGAAATCAACGGTGAGCTTTCACCAATCACGGACGAGCAGCGGGACAATATTCTGCAAACTAATGAGGACATGGCTAAGCAAGCATTACGTGTACTAGCAATGGCTTACAAGACGATCGATGAGCGTGTGCTGGTTGCAGACAGTGAAAGCTTAGAAAATAACCTTGTGTTTGCCGGACTTGTTGGGATGATTGATCCACAAAGACCAGAAGCTGCCCAGGCTGTTAAAGAGGCTAAACAAGCGGGTATTCGGCCAATGATGATCACTGGTGACCACCAAATTACTGCCGAGGCTATAGCCGTGCGGCTAGGGATTATCGAGGCAGGTGATGATGACGCAGTCATTACCGGTGCTCAGCTTGATGCGATGGATGATGCTACTTTTGACCAACGCGTAGGTGAATTCTCAGTCTATGCGCGTGTCTCACCGGAACATAAGGTAAGAATCGTTAAGGCATGGCAGAAGCGCGGTAAGGTTGTTGCCATGACAGGTGATGGCGTCAACGATGCGCCAGCTCTTAAAACATCAGATATTGGTATTGGGATGGGTATTACCGGAACCGAGGTATCGAAGGGTGCTAGTGATATGGTGCTTGCGGATGATAACTTTGCCACAATTGTGCTTGCTGTGAAGGAAGGTCGTAAGGTCTTCGCAAATATTCAAAAAGCCATTCAATATCTGATGTCGGCGAACCTGGGTGAGGTATTAACACTATTCTTTATGACCATTCTTGGTTGGGATATTTTAGCTCCTGTCCAATTACTTTGGATTAACCTGGTAACTGATACCTTTCCTGCCATTGCTCTTGGTGTTGAGCCAATTGAACCTGGCATAATGCAGCGCAAGCCAAGAGGAAGAAAGTCTAATTTCTTCTCCGGCGGCGTAGCCTCATCGATCTTCTACCAAGGAATTATTGAGGGTGCATTAACGCTGGGAGTTTATCTGATTGGTTTACACGTTGGCCCGCATGTGAGTGATCCTGCATTACAGCATGCTGATGCATTAACGATGGCTTATGTAACTTTAGGCCTGATCCAGTTATTCCACGCATTTAACGTGAAATCGGTGCATCAATCGTTATTCAAGATTCACCCATTTGCAAACAAGATGTTCAACTTGGCAATCGCGGTATCCTTTGTCTTATTAGCAGTGACCATTGTGGTTCCTGGTTTCAATGGCTTATTCCACGTAACGCCACTTGACCCAATTCAGTGGGCGATTGTCATTGCGGCGGGTATTTCAATGCTAATCATTGTTGAAGTTGTTAAATTTGTGCAACGTAAGATGGGTAAGAATTAATTTGGGCCAGAAGATGTATAATAATTAATTAAAAAACAAAACGACCTGCGGGTCGTTTTTTAGTGGGGGATGATTAGTAGTGACTCAGCAAGAATTACAGCAACTGGTTGAGCAAATCTCACTCGAATATTTTAAACGGCCGTTTCGCCACCGAGTCGTGATCAATCACCGTTTCAAGACCACTGGTGGTCGCTATCACTTGGCAGACCACCATCTTGAGTTTAATCCTGCATTTCTGACAGCCGAGCTGCGAACAGATTTAATTGGCATTGTAAAGCACGAACTGACCCATTACCATTTACATCTCTTACACCGTGGATACCGTCACCAAGACCGGGATTTCAAGGTTTTACTACAACAAGTCGGTGGGAGCCGCTTTGCGCTAGACGTCGGCAATCGGCGGCCGCAAGCGAAGAAATTTCACTATATCTGTACTAACTGTGGGCAGCAATACCACAGAGTAAAAAGAATAGATACAAGGAGATATCGTTGTGGTGTGTGCAGTGGTATACTAAAAATAACAACGAAAATGTAATTAACTTTCTTTCGATTTTGGTGAAAATAGGCTTGAAAAGAATATCTATCTCTGATAAACTTTTCAAGTACGCGGGCGTGGCGGAATGGCAGACGCGCAAGATTAAGGATCTTGTGATCAATTACGATCGTGGAAGTTCGAGTCTTCTCGCCCGCATAAAGAAAGTTGATTCTTTGGGTAAATCTTCCCATGACAATATGACAGATAGTGTCATATCCGTTGTGAGAAGTTTTTTGTTTTCAATTATTTTTTTGGAGGAATAGATAATGAAAAACAAACTAATTGCTGGGATTTCTGCTGTTATTTTTAGTCTTGCTATTGGTGTTATACAGGCTGAACCAGTAGATGCTGCGGTAAATCAAGATTTATTCGTCGTAGCCGGTCACCGTGGAGCAATGGGGGAAGCGGCGCAGCAAACACTTGCTGGATTTGATCGCGCCGTTTCTGAGGGTGTTGATGCGCTAGAATTTGATATTCAGTTTACGGCTGATAATGTAATGGTCATCAGTCATAATCCAACAACATGTGAAATTTTTAATCAGAATTTAAATATCAGAAATAGTACACTTGCGCAGTTGCGCCGACTGAGATACAAGGCATCTCCATATGAGACAATCCATACTGTTGAAGAAATTTTTCAGCGTTACCATTCAAATCCCACCTTAGGTTATGTACTTGAATTGAAGACTGTAGTTCAAAACCAAGAGAGAATGCTAATCAACTTAATTAATAAGTATGGTCTCGCATCGCGGGTCATCGTTGAGAGTTTTCAGCCATTGTCATTAAGTAGAGTTAAACAAATTGCTCCTAATATCCTGACGCTTCAGTTGACAGCATCTCAGCCGACTCTAACGGATTATTTACGTGAATCACATGATGAGTTCTTCGGTATTCCCGATACAATGGCAACGGCCAACAATTTATCACTGATTAGTAGTTTTCGTAAAAAAATAATGGCTTGGGATATATCGGCGAACGGGAGTGATCTATCGTCTGCGAGCGTAGCATCACTACCTATTCAGGGAGGAATTGTTAACTTCCCCGCTCAGGCAAAGCAGGCGTTAGAGGGCAGTATCAGTGTTAATGCCGCTAGACAAAATGTAAATCAACAGGTGGTGCACGTGAATACGCATGAGGACATTTGGCTTTGGAACAATCCTGAAAACCCAACAGTTAGAACACAGAAAATTGCCGGAAACACAAATTGGCGAGTAACTGCAATGAAGTTAGTTGACGGGGTAATCTGGTATCAACTCGCGACGAACGCATGGGTTAATGGTAAGTATACCGGTCCCCAAACGCCTACCCTTACCAATGTTCCCAAGGTGGTTAAGGTTACTACTAGGGGTACGGCATGGCTCTTCAGTGATCCAGTAAATCCTAACGTTCATGTATCAACGGTTAACGGTGGATCTAATTTTAAGGTGGTTAGCTACAAGCTTGTTGATGGTCTATATTGGTATGATTTGGGTCGTAATGAATGGATTAGTAGTCAATATGTTGTTCCAACTTCTTTTGGTGAAAAAATCAATTCTACGCCAACGGAAGTAACCATTATAACGAAACCTGTCAACAGACAAACGAAGATTACCAGTAAAATTTTAAAAGTCCATGTGCCATCTGAAATCTGGCTTTGGAGTAATCCGACTACAAATGCTACACATGTCAAATCCGTTTCGTTGAATAGTCGTTGGAAAATCGTTACAACCCATAAAGTGGGTAATACAACATGGTACAACTTGGGCCGCAATGAATGGATAAATGGCCAGTATGCTGTTGTTGAGAGTGACAATGTTTTACGTGCTACTAAGGATACCGGAGTTGTTTTATGGAGTGATCCAACAGTTCTGACAACTAAGAAACAAGTTGTATCGTTCAGTAGCAGCTGGAAGATTGTGGGTACGAAGAATGTAAATGGTATGTACTGGTACAACTTGGGCATGAATGAGTGGATTAGTGGTCAGTATGCACAGCAGGTAAACTCAGGGGTTGATACCGATGCCGAGGCAGCTGAACCAACCAATAAGCCAGCTCAAACAACAGAGCCAGAGAAGACTGAACCAGAAATAAGTAGACCCGTAGCGAAAAAGATTGTTACAATCAAGAATCCTACTGATATCTGGCTCATTGGTAACCCAGGAGTCAAGCCAATTCATACAAATACTGTTCAATATGGTACACTCTGGAAAATTGTAGAGATAAAGCAAGTAAATGGGATAACCTGGTACAACTTAGGCCGTAACGAATGGATTAGTAGTCAAAACGCACAGATTGTTAACTTTGCTGGCGGGAAAGCTTTAAAAGTTGTTAAACCGGGCCAGGCATGGCTCTGGAATAATCCAACGAGCCCAACTCAACGTACTCTATCGGTTAATATTGGCAGTCAATATATCGTTGGTGAAACTAAAAGAGCTGGTGGGTTAACGTGGTACGAACTTGGTATTAATAATTGGATAAGCAGCCGAGAAGCAGAGTAATAATGCTTTAAATAGCTATAAATATAACGATATTTAGACTAATATAAATGGCGGATAGTTCCGCCATTTTTTGTTTTAACTTAAAGATGATAGTGCAGGATTGACATCAATTAGTGAAATAGTTTAAATTAAGTCAACTAATGTCAACTAATATAGAAGTAGCAAGGTACAAAAATGCGTAATCAGAACACATTCAACCTAACTTTAATCGCAATCTTTACCGCAATTATTTTCTTACAGGCATTCGTGCCGAATCTTGGCTATATCGTGATTGTTCCCACTTTACCCGCAATTACCACTATCGTACTGACGGTCTCCATTGGTGGTAGCCTGCTGGGCCCATGCCAGGGAGCGATTCTGGGACTTATCTGGGGGCTGATTTCACTCTACATGGCATACACGAGAGCGACTGATCCGATCACACTCTTACTTTTTCAAAATCCGGTGATTGCTGTTGTACCGCGAGCACTCGTGGGCGTTTTATCCGGCTTGGTTGCACAGGCATTAAAAAAAGGCAAATACCAAAAATTAGGTTTAAGCCTTAGTGGAGTCGTCGGCGCGTTGACCAACACCTTGTTTGTAATTCTGCTCAGCTCGCTTTTTTATCTGGGCAATCCTGATAAGCTGACCACGCAGCTCGGGAACATTAACCAGGGGAATCCGTTAATCGTTATCCTCTTAATCGCACTTGGGTTAAATGGTGTACTTGAGGCGCTTGCTGGCGCAGTTGTGACGCCAATCATTGTTGCACCCTTGCGGAGAGTATTGGGGCATTTTAGAAACAGGTAGTAGCTATTTAAGCGACTTAACCAGACTTGCTGCGTTGTTTTTACTCCGAACCGCATTAACCTGCCAAATTTCTATTTGCTGCGTTAGCGCGCCATAGTATTGGGTTGTGGACTCCACAGCAGCTTTCAAATCGGACCTATCAGGTTGACCATTTTTGTATAAATCAGTGACGCGTTGTTCAGTTTCCTTCGCCTTGTCCAAGTATTTCATAAAGGTTTCGTGATCGAGAGTGGTAATATCCTGGCTCTGCGTCAACCGATTTAGACGACTTATTGGAAAGTTTTTATTATCTTGCTTCACTGTATTTTTAAAAGTAGCACTTAGCTCTGCTTGAGCTTTGTTAAGTTTTGTGAGTTCGGCGACTGTAGCGTCGCGGGCCTCTAGACTGACATTTAACTCATCTAAGTCTGAGTCGGGTACCAGTTGGTCATAGAGCGCAACGGTCGCCTCAAGCTCCTTGCTGAGGCGCGATAGTGCAGTGTCTTGTCTGTGGCTATTCTGTTCGAATATTTGACTCTCCTTAATCAGCTGTGTCTTCGTGGTAATTCCGGCATTACTACATCCTGCAAGCAAAAAGGTGCCAACTAATAAAAAAATAAAAAAAGTTTTTCTCATAACAATCCCCTACTTTCAGCTATTATCATACCATAGAGCATTAGCTAGTCATTTATTTTTACACCTATTCCTTGTTATTATCGAATTTATGTGCTAATATTCTAATTGTATTTGTGAGTGGTAATAACTGGTTGTAAATTGGTTTTTCTAGTAAGACTTTCTTCTTCCACACGTACCAAGCATTAATTACACATATTATATTTAAGATTCCTTAAGGAGGAAGTTTTTACTATGGAAAACGGCACAGTTAAATGGTTTAACGCAGAAAAAGGCTATGGCTTTATCACTCGTCAAGATGGCAGCGATGTATTCGTACATTTCTCAGCTATCCAAGGTGACGGCTACAAGTCTCTTGAAGAAGGTCAAGCAGTTTCATTCGATATCGAAGAAAGCGATCGCGGACCTCAAGCAGTTAACGTTAACAAACAATAATTTTTAATTATGTTTTGGTCAGCCTTTGGGCTGGCCTTTTTTTTA
This window harbors:
- a CDS encoding glycosyltransferase family 4 protein; protein product: MRILHINAGLEQGGGLFHIVNLLKVARLEQQDFTLLTFADGPVAAEARKVGAKVDVLGIDSRYDLRLLQKLKRYINKGNFDIVHTHGARANLFMSMISGQIPAKWVITVHSDPTKDFGGRGFVGRVFTKLNLRSLRKADRLLAVTKNFKNLLVQQVQVDPAHISVIYNGIFFDQDEKKQLQHAGFNIINVARMEPIKGQMLLLQALSELKLADLKLHFVGDGSALQELKEYVKAHGMNENVVFHGFLPQSAINDLYQTMDLAVLTSYSESFPLVLLEAANAEVPILSTNVGDIEKMIPDEQHGFVASIGDGGSIKNAILKAYSIHQEQPSTLNEMAQIEKSYLSANFSMVQQLNSIESIYRVLLNN
- a CDS encoding glycosyltransferase family 2 protein, which gives rise to MGRQTQNFSYFKQVPIVIFFALQPIALGLIAKNAGANSNLAIFYTSLAAIIGVLLFLKSIGSDFRLKLIKVVNWLVITSFTTLVYLDLTSAAAAADFLTPLVLASGITSIYLLQQQFNARQVLIFILTLVNVLLVGNPVASVLFVCDGLIAIGASFYRRRATGQINVQTTVILIIAFVGLRLDVTGLKLLQPELNDYVIILYYLVVLFAGVYWTKQLKIKTNGNYWLIAGTLTANLIIVQLSLQYAGILNPLNVVAAAFISWHLFLFEGVRVGDDVSGIPRVSVLMPTYNSANTIEASLDSLLMQDYSDFEVIVIDDGSTDATRSVVERYQANHPQMALTYVYQANADQLDALMNGLELVTGAVTYILHSDDLLYNERVLTGGVEALQHIGVAGVFPDFEVVDNHLARIKVNRVKPFVGGKSTIVKTGLQFGRNPYSDFAFWRTNIFRQQVASNYLANNMVAWYDFEQNVPLNMVNLNIIGFKYRIHEGNYLNSTDGSVNVLSGELRTLTHVLARHRIPAFKLQSLVFRAFNKFKLDSLIPVISFSGQTEPAEIVEQVIKLRVPEINHPYLRTILDFFRNRNNQKQAELVVPEDLRIFRGGEIRLFNRQLASGSLPDFYHQLMELLAAGTTTITVASASSATKITQLLEFFCVRDYVKVEVIK
- a CDS encoding glycosyltransferase family 32 protein; amino-acid sequence: MIPKKIHYVWVGGNEKPAAIQQCMATWRKQLSDYEIIEWNEDNFDLKQNKYIRQAYEAKKWAFVSDYIRASVVYEYGGIYLDTDVLVLDDLNKLRENRAFVGFENAQYPFTATFGAEPHHPLVKDMVDYFNELDFEFDTSQQMAGVNTVSVSDILIDKYHCLPNNQEQLLETGIHVYPDNILCNPSAESSTIHVFTGTWMEGKKSLKRQLVTKFKLHIKTKRQASLYARIFGRG
- a CDS encoding nicotinate phosphoribosyltransferase, yielding MIRKTEDSLILHTDLYQLNMMYTYFKEGIHNRHAVFECYFRNIPFKNGYAIFAGLDHSIEYLSSLKFAESDLQYLKDTQGYDDDFLSYLRDFDFSCTVNSAVEGEIVYNNEPIFQVEGPLAECQLVETALLNIINFQTLIATKASRIKSAVGDDIVMEFGTRRAQETEAAIWGTRAAYIAGFDSTSNVRAGKRFGIPVSGTHAHSLVQAYRDEYKAFKAYAETHRDCVFLVDTYDTLKSGVPTAIKVANEMGDKINFVGVRIDSGDMAYISKKIRKQLDEAGYQNTKIFASNDLDEQTITNLKMQDAKINAWGVGTKLITAFDQPALGAVYKLVAIEDEHGQMEDTLKLSSNAEKVTTPGKKQVWRITNNDKDNKSEGDWVSLASENPRSYDSLFMFHPQYTYINKVVKNYTARPILQTIFQQGELVYQVPTLEETREYSRIQLDSLWDEYKRDLNPQEYPVDLSQKLYDHKMTLIHEIREKYSRE
- the nadE gene encoding ammonia-dependent NAD(+) synthetase, translating into MRELQKEIIELERTKPTIEPEHEVRRSVDFLKDYLQQNPGLKTYVLGISGGQDSTLAGKLAQMAISELRTETGAKDYQFVAVRLPYGEQADEQDALDAIKFIQADMTMVVNIKPSVDALVEAVTQDSLVISDFNKGNIKARARMVAQYAIAGQMHGAVIGTDHAAENVTGFFTKYGDGGADLLPLAGLNKRQGKALLSYLKAPSHLYEKKPTADLEEKKPLLPDEEALGVTYDQIDDYLEGRRINGLAAEKIEQLYLKSEHKRHLPVTPFER